One part of the Rutidosis leptorrhynchoides isolate AG116_Rl617_1_P2 chromosome 1, CSIRO_AGI_Rlap_v1, whole genome shotgun sequence genome encodes these proteins:
- the LOC139841503 gene encoding secreted RxLR effector protein 161-like, whose product MEPNLKMKKDQGKELKDVKLFRQMVGSLIYLTITRPKIAYSVGIVSQSMQCLTNVHHDAIKRILRYVKGSIGHGLWYKKCDNVLLNGFVDADWMGDANDRHSTSGYCFNIGFEVISWCSKKQDVVALSSTEAEYIAATMAAQECTWLRRLIGDILEKVDYVVKLRCDNESAI is encoded by the coding sequence atggaaccaaacctcaaaatgaagAAAGATCAAGGAAAAGAGCTCAAGGATGTGAAGTTGTTCCGACAAATGGTTGGAAGTTTAATATATCTAACCATCACAAGGCCGAAAATTGCTTACTCGGTTGGCATTGTTTCACAATCTATGCAATGTCTAACTAATGTTCATCATGATGCAATAAAAAGGATCCTTCGTTATGTGAAAGGATCAATAGGTCATGGCTTGTGGTATAAGAAGTGTGATAATGTTTTGTTAAATGGTTTCGTAGATGCAGATTGGATGGGAGACGCAAATGATCGCCATTCAACTTCGGGTTACTGTTTTAACATAGGTTTCGAGGTTATTTCATGGTGTAGCAAGaagcaagatgttgttgctttGTCTAGCACGGAAGCGGAATACATAGCTGCAACAATGGCGGCTCAAGAATGTACTTGGTTAAGAAGATTGATTGGTGACATACTTGAAAAAGTAGATTATGTTGTCAAACTGAGATGTGACAACGAAAGTGCAATTTAG